A single genomic interval of Tsukamurella paurometabola harbors:
- the arsB gene encoding ACR3 family arsenite efflux transporter, with product MTSPAPTTEHQPVVGKLSTLDRFLPVWIGVAMVAGLLLGRMIPGLNTALEKIQVDGVSLPIALGLLIMMYPVLAKVRYDRLDTVTGDRKLLLGSLFLNWILGPALMFALAWIFLPDLPEYRTGLIIVGLARCIAMVIIWNDLACGDREAAAVLVALNSVFQVIMFAVLGWFYLSILPGWLGLEQTTISTSPWQIAKSVLIFLGIPLLAGYLSRRIGEKTKGRDWYETKFLPRIGPCALYGLLFTIVILFALQGEQITSRPWDVARIALPLLVYFAVMWGGGYLLGAVMGLGYERTTTLAFTAAGNNFELAIAVAIATYGATSGQALAGVVGPLIEVPVLVGLVYVSLALRKRFPLTPSSTAATADPSRSVN from the coding sequence GTGACCAGCCCCGCCCCGACGACTGAGCATCAGCCGGTCGTCGGCAAGCTCTCCACCCTCGACCGGTTCCTGCCGGTGTGGATCGGTGTCGCCATGGTCGCCGGCCTGCTGCTCGGCCGGATGATCCCCGGGCTGAACACCGCGCTGGAGAAGATCCAGGTCGACGGTGTCTCGCTGCCGATCGCCCTGGGCCTGTTGATCATGATGTACCCGGTGCTGGCGAAGGTCCGCTACGACCGCCTCGACACCGTCACCGGCGACCGCAAGCTCCTGCTCGGCTCCCTCTTCCTGAACTGGATCCTGGGCCCGGCGCTGATGTTCGCACTCGCCTGGATCTTCCTGCCCGACCTGCCCGAGTACCGCACCGGCCTAATCATCGTCGGCCTCGCCCGGTGCATCGCCATGGTGATCATCTGGAACGACCTCGCCTGCGGCGACCGCGAAGCCGCAGCCGTCCTCGTGGCGCTGAACTCGGTGTTCCAGGTGATCATGTTCGCCGTCCTCGGCTGGTTCTACCTCTCGATCCTGCCCGGCTGGCTCGGCCTCGAACAGACCACCATCAGCACCTCGCCCTGGCAGATCGCCAAATCCGTGCTGATCTTCCTCGGCATCCCGCTCCTCGCCGGCTACCTCTCCCGCCGAATCGGAGAGAAGACCAAGGGCCGCGACTGGTACGAAACGAAGTTCCTCCCCCGGATCGGACCATGTGCCCTCTACGGGCTGCTGTTCACCATCGTCATCCTGTTCGCCCTGCAGGGCGAGCAGATCACCTCCCGCCCGTGGGACGTCGCCCGTATCGCCCTGCCGCTGCTGGTGTACTTCGCCGTGATGTGGGGCGGCGGGTACCTGCTCGGCGCCGTCATGGGACTCGGCTACGAGCGCACCACCACGCTCGCGTTTACCGCCGCCGGCAACAACTTCGAGCTCGCCATCGCCGTCGCGATCGCCACCTACGGCGCCACCTCCGGCCAAGCCCTCGCGGGCGTCGTCGGGCCGCTCATCGAGGTCCCCGTCCTGGTCGGCCTGGTCTATGTCTCGCTGGCCCTGCGCAAGCGCTTCCCGCTGACCCCGTCCTCCACCGCCGCGACCGCGGATCCGTCCAGGAGTGTGAACTGA
- a CDS encoding three-helix bundle dimerization domain-containing protein → MNANATTESAGTPELLMPQALLARTAERLAAQYRGIVSEQTVERVVFESYTALRRTARIHTHLVTLAGRFAAERLAALAQSTGASTKTVPEVLFICVHNAGRSQMAAALLTHHAAGAVHVRSAGSLPAAVINPIVEQAMTEVGLDLAAEFPKPLTDDVVAAADVVISMGCGDACPVYPGKRYLDWQVADPDNHPIETVRLIRDDLDRRVKDLLAELHPTIT, encoded by the coding sequence ATGAACGCCAACGCCACGACCGAGTCGGCCGGAACACCGGAACTGCTGATGCCCCAGGCCCTGCTGGCGCGGACCGCGGAGCGGCTCGCCGCCCAGTACCGCGGGATCGTCTCCGAGCAGACCGTCGAACGGGTCGTCTTCGAGTCCTACACCGCGCTGCGGCGCACCGCCCGCATCCACACTCACCTGGTGACTCTCGCCGGCCGGTTCGCCGCCGAGCGTCTCGCCGCCCTGGCGCAGTCGACCGGTGCGAGCACCAAGACCGTGCCCGAGGTGCTGTTCATCTGCGTCCACAACGCGGGCCGCTCGCAGATGGCTGCCGCGCTCCTGACACACCACGCGGCCGGGGCGGTGCACGTACGCTCCGCCGGGTCGCTGCCTGCTGCGGTGATCAACCCGATCGTCGAGCAGGCCATGACCGAGGTCGGGCTCGACCTGGCCGCTGAGTTTCCCAAGCCTCTCACCGACGACGTGGTCGCGGCCGCGGACGTGGTGATCTCCATGGGCTGCGGCGACGCCTGCCCGGTCTACCCGGGCAAGCGGTACCTGGACTGGCAGGTCGCCGACCCCGACAACCACCCCATCGAGACCGTCCGCCTGATCCGTGACGACCTCGACCGCCGCGTCAAAGACCTCCTCGCCGAGCTCCATCCCACGATCACCTGA
- a CDS encoding metal-sensitive transcriptional regulator — protein MSTDIPAVAVERAECCAAQHGYLTDKSRYLMRAKRIEGQVRGIERMIDEDQYCIDILTQISAATSALQGLALALLDDHMRHCVVQAARSDQQELDTKLNEATAAITRLVRS, from the coding sequence GTGAGCACCGATATCCCCGCGGTTGCGGTCGAGCGGGCCGAGTGCTGTGCGGCGCAGCACGGGTATTTGACCGATAAGTCGCGCTATCTGATGCGGGCGAAGCGGATCGAGGGACAGGTGCGTGGCATTGAGCGGATGATCGATGAGGACCAGTATTGCATCGACATCCTGACCCAGATCAGTGCCGCGACGAGCGCCCTGCAAGGGCTCGCCTTGGCGTTGCTGGATGACCACATGCGGCACTGCGTCGTCCAGGCCGCCCGCTCAGACCAGCAGGAACTCGACACCAAGCTGAACGAAGCGACTGCCGCGATCACCCGTCTCGTCCGATCATGA
- a CDS encoding cadmium resistance transporter, with product MMISTVLQAVGLFVATNIDDIIVISLFFARGAGQRHLTAKITAGQYLGFAGILAAAVLIALGAGAFLPVAAIPYFGLVPLILGLRAAWSSWREYRGSGSGDGDCATGKGAGNAVGVLGVAGVTFANGGDNIGVYVPVFASINHTAIAAYCVVFVILVGALVSIARYVATRRRIAEILERGESVLFPLVLITLGVIILVSGGAFGL from the coding sequence GTGATGATCTCGACCGTGCTGCAAGCCGTGGGCCTGTTCGTGGCCACCAACATCGACGACATCATCGTGATCTCCCTGTTCTTCGCCCGCGGCGCGGGCCAGCGGCACCTGACGGCCAAGATCACCGCCGGGCAGTACCTCGGATTCGCCGGCATCCTCGCTGCCGCAGTGCTGATCGCCCTCGGCGCCGGCGCCTTCCTCCCCGTCGCGGCGATCCCGTACTTCGGGCTCGTCCCCCTGATCCTGGGGCTGCGGGCAGCGTGGTCGAGCTGGCGCGAATACCGCGGCAGCGGCAGCGGCGATGGTGACTGCGCGACGGGGAAGGGGGCGGGCAACGCGGTCGGCGTCCTGGGCGTGGCGGGCGTGACCTTCGCCAACGGCGGCGACAACATCGGCGTGTACGTGCCCGTCTTCGCCAGCATCAACCACACCGCGATCGCCGCCTACTGCGTGGTCTTCGTGATCTTGGTGGGGGCACTGGTGTCCATTGCCCGGTACGTCGCCACCCGCCGCCGCATCGCCGAGATCCTCGAACGAGGGGAAAGCGTGCTGTTTCCCCTGGTGCTGATCACCCTCGGGGTCATCATCCTCGTCTCGGGCGGCGCATTCGGCCTGTAG
- a CDS encoding class I SAM-dependent methyltransferase, with translation MPSMSTIESLFCRSTPWEAATRRWVLPWALQGVRPTGRVLEIGGGGGAMAAQLLAASAPADQVQLTVTDFDPVMVAAAQDRLQRFGDRAQARVADAAALPFGDDEFDTVVSFIMLHHVVDWEQALREAVRVLRPGGTLVGYDLLGTAPARILHRLEGAPHRFIDRGQLRPHLAGLPLREVTVRENAALTRFRATRTAGR, from the coding sequence ATGCCATCGATGTCGACGATCGAGTCCCTGTTCTGCCGCAGCACGCCGTGGGAGGCAGCGACACGGCGGTGGGTGTTGCCGTGGGCCTTGCAGGGCGTGCGCCCTACGGGGAGGGTGCTGGAGATCGGCGGCGGCGGCGGCGCGATGGCCGCGCAGCTGCTGGCGGCGAGCGCCCCTGCGGATCAGGTGCAGCTCACCGTCACCGACTTCGACCCGGTGATGGTCGCCGCCGCGCAGGATCGGTTGCAGCGCTTCGGTGACCGAGCGCAGGCGAGGGTGGCCGACGCCGCCGCGTTGCCCTTCGGCGACGACGAGTTCGACACCGTCGTCTCGTTCATCATGTTGCACCACGTCGTCGACTGGGAGCAGGCCCTCCGCGAAGCCGTCCGGGTGCTGCGCCCCGGCGGAACCCTGGTCGGCTACGACCTGCTCGGCACCGCGCCGGCGCGGATCCTGCACCGGCTCGAAGGCGCACCGCACCGGTTCATCGACCGCGGCCAGCTGCGCCCGCACCTGGCAGGCCTGCCGCTGCGGGAGGTCACCGTCCGGGAGAACGCGGCACTGACCCGCTTCCGCGCGACCCGCACCGCAGGCCGATGA
- a CDS encoding YHS domain-containing protein → MTDNAHRQSCCGHTGPGEQSLELTRSARQAGTGGTDTAECPVMTGTVVDKSAAVSKGLYRDFEGTRYYLCCAGCGPRFDADPHKYVTAASA, encoded by the coding sequence ATGACCGACAATGCACACCGACAGTCTTGCTGTGGGCACACCGGCCCCGGCGAGCAGTCGCTCGAGCTGACCCGCAGCGCCCGGCAGGCGGGCACAGGCGGTACCGACACGGCGGAGTGCCCCGTCATGACCGGCACGGTGGTGGACAAGTCTGCCGCTGTCAGCAAGGGCCTCTACCGCGACTTCGAGGGCACGCGGTACTACCTGTGCTGCGCCGGGTGCGGGCCTCGGTTCGACGCCGACCCACACAAGTACGTTACGGCGGCCTCGGCGTGA
- a CDS encoding ArsR/SmtB family transcription factor, translated as MTMNECSVATGAQLDPAVALFHSLSDGTRLAIATRLAHGGEARVADLMAELGLAQSTVSAHVACLRDCGLVQGRPQGRQVFYSLARPELMDLLAAAETLLAATGNAVALCPNYGTDSATCCSPDAVTTEEASAAKVVRR; from the coding sequence ATGACGATGAATGAGTGTTCGGTGGCGACGGGCGCGCAGCTCGATCCCGCGGTCGCGTTGTTCCACAGCCTCTCCGACGGGACCCGGCTGGCGATCGCGACGCGGCTTGCCCACGGTGGCGAGGCCCGGGTGGCGGACCTGATGGCCGAGCTGGGCCTGGCGCAGTCGACGGTGTCGGCGCACGTGGCGTGCCTGCGGGACTGCGGTCTGGTGCAGGGCCGCCCGCAGGGGCGGCAGGTGTTCTACAGCCTCGCCCGCCCGGAGCTGATGGACCTGCTCGCGGCGGCGGAGACGCTGCTCGCGGCGACCGGCAACGCGGTCGCGTTGTGCCCGAACTACGGCACCGACAGCGCCACCTGCTGCAGCCCGGACGCTGTGACGACCGAGGAGGCTTCGGCGGCGAAGGTGGTGCGGCGATGA
- a CDS encoding GNAT family N-acetyltransferase, with protein MDTGNATFETAAPGWTDFDQRHLPEHRVVALAPGGQVAGWVAAAPVSGRCVYAGVIEHSVYVDSGHAGQGIGAALLQALIQSADAAGVWTIQTGIFPENHASLALHRRAGFRTVGTRERIGQRDGRWRDVVLIERRS; from the coding sequence ATGGACACCGGCAACGCCACCTTCGAAACCGCCGCACCCGGCTGGACGGACTTCGACCAACGACACCTACCTGAGCACCGCGTCGTCGCCCTCGCCCCAGGTGGGCAGGTCGCCGGGTGGGTTGCAGCGGCGCCCGTCTCGGGGCGCTGCGTCTACGCCGGCGTCATCGAGCACAGCGTCTACGTCGACTCCGGCCACGCCGGGCAGGGCATCGGAGCCGCGCTGTTGCAGGCCCTCATCCAGTCCGCCGACGCTGCCGGGGTGTGGACCATCCAGACCGGGATCTTCCCCGAGAACCACGCCAGCCTCGCCCTGCACCGGCGCGCCGGATTCCGCACCGTCGGCACCCGCGAACGCATCGGCCAACGCGACGGCCGCTGGCGCGACGTCGTCCTCATCGAACGACGCAGCTGA
- a CDS encoding FAD-dependent oxidoreductase, which yields MSARKIIAIGGSDAGISAALRARELDPTSEVTVVVADAYPNFSICGIPYYVSGEVTHWSNLAHRTAADLAATGMTVHTDTRATAIDPAGHRLTVTGPDGAARDLDYDVLVIGTGAVSVRPPITGLDHLGPADGVHLLHSMGDTFAVMNTLTTKDPKTAIIIGAGYIGLEMAEGLTARGITVTQIEALPEVLPTVEPELGALVHDELVRNRVDVRTHTLVTAVDRTDTGALTVTTSSDGQSDHLTADLVLVVVGVRPDTDLAAAAGAQLGIKNTIAVDEQMRTNLSDVFAAGDAVHTHHRQLGITWLPLGTTAHKQGRVAGENALGGTARYTGSLGTQVVKIFDLVAARTGLKETEALAADRGWVPVSTTSTPDDHKAYYPGATPISIRITGDQNTGALLGAQLIGHRTAEISKRVDTYATALHHGMSVDALSELDLSYTPPLGSPWDAVQVAAQNWVREHQLHHQRSVLSLNR from the coding sequence ATGTCTGCACGCAAGATCATCGCCATCGGCGGATCGGACGCCGGGATCTCCGCCGCCCTGCGGGCCCGCGAACTCGACCCCACCAGCGAGGTCACCGTGGTCGTCGCCGACGCCTACCCGAACTTCTCCATCTGCGGCATCCCGTACTACGTCTCCGGCGAGGTCACCCACTGGAGCAACCTCGCCCACCGCACCGCCGCCGACCTCGCCGCCACCGGCATGACCGTGCACACCGACACCAGAGCTACCGCGATCGATCCGGCCGGACACCGCCTGACCGTCACCGGCCCGGACGGCGCCGCCCGGGACCTCGACTACGACGTCCTCGTCATCGGCACCGGCGCTGTGTCCGTGCGGCCGCCGATCACCGGCCTCGACCACCTCGGCCCCGCTGACGGCGTGCACCTGCTGCACTCGATGGGCGACACCTTCGCCGTGATGAACACCCTCACCACGAAGGACCCGAAGACCGCGATCATCATCGGCGCCGGCTACATCGGCCTGGAAATGGCCGAAGGTCTCACTGCCCGCGGCATCACCGTCACCCAGATCGAAGCCCTCCCTGAGGTGCTCCCCACTGTCGAACCCGAACTCGGCGCCCTCGTCCACGATGAACTGGTCCGCAACCGGGTCGACGTCCGCACCCACACCCTGGTCACCGCGGTCGACCGCACCGACACCGGCGCCCTGACCGTCACCACCAGCAGTGACGGCCAGAGCGATCACCTCACCGCCGATCTCGTGCTCGTCGTCGTGGGCGTGCGCCCCGACACCGACCTCGCTGCCGCAGCGGGCGCGCAGCTCGGCATCAAGAACACGATCGCCGTCGACGAGCAGATGCGCACCAATCTGTCCGACGTCTTCGCCGCCGGCGACGCCGTGCACACCCACCACCGCCAGCTCGGCATCACCTGGCTCCCGCTCGGCACCACCGCGCACAAGCAGGGCCGCGTCGCCGGCGAGAACGCCCTCGGCGGCACCGCCCGCTACACCGGCTCCCTCGGCACCCAGGTCGTGAAGATCTTCGACCTCGTCGCCGCCCGCACCGGCCTCAAAGAGACCGAAGCCCTTGCCGCCGACCGCGGCTGGGTGCCGGTGTCGACGACCTCCACACCGGACGATCACAAGGCCTACTACCCGGGTGCCACCCCCATCAGCATCCGGATCACCGGCGACCAGAACACCGGCGCACTACTCGGTGCCCAGCTCATCGGGCACCGCACGGCCGAGATCTCCAAGCGCGTCGACACCTACGCCACCGCCCTGCACCACGGCATGAGCGTCGACGCCCTCTCCGAGCTCGACCTGTCCTACACCCCGCCCCTCGGGTCCCCGTGGGACGCCGTGCAGGTCGCCGCCCAGAACTGGGTCCGCGAGCACCAGCTGCACCATCAGCGCAGCGTCCTTAGCCTGAACAGGTGA
- a CDS encoding heavy metal translocating P-type ATPase, producing MSDACGCGHDEPAGEDEQAPGQWWQVRELQAAAAAAVFLLAAYIVGWAGGPQRLSLVLEWIALLIGAWTFVPSTLRRLAQGKIGVGTLMTIAAVGAVILGEVGEAAMLAVLFAISEGLEEYAVSRTRRGLRALLNLVPDTATVLRDGTPATISPAELAVGDRMLVKPGERIATDGVIRDGRTALDVSAITGESVPVEAGPGDEVFAGTINGTGALTVEVTTTAENNSLAKIVQIVEAEQSRKGDAQRLADTIAKPLVPAIMIFAAAIAILGSLLGDPATWIERALVVLVAASPCALAISVPVTVVAAIGAASKIGVLVKGGAALEALGRVRTVALDKTGTLTANRPAVVDIATITDPATDPAGPSVEASDLGSGVRSPEQDRVLAVAAALEAHSEHPLARAILTANGDRIPAAVDVQAVPGAGLTGLVDGRPARLGRPGWIDPGPLAARVAAMQAGGATAVLVEDDGQVIGAVAVRDELRPEAREVIDHLHRGGATVAMLTGDNTATATALAKIAGIDDVHADLRPEDKARIIGELRKDRFTAMVGDGVNDAPALATADLGIAMGAMGSDVAIETADIALMGEDLRTLPQALDHARRARNIMLQNVALSLGLIAILIPLALFGVLGLAAVVAVHELAEIVVIANGVRAGRVTALPPAPPATSRRPTIQQAV from the coding sequence ATGAGTGACGCGTGCGGCTGCGGGCACGACGAGCCCGCCGGCGAGGACGAGCAGGCTCCCGGGCAGTGGTGGCAGGTGCGGGAATTGCAGGCCGCCGCGGCCGCGGCGGTGTTCCTACTCGCCGCATACATCGTCGGGTGGGCCGGCGGCCCGCAGCGCCTGTCACTGGTGCTGGAGTGGATCGCGCTGCTGATCGGGGCGTGGACTTTCGTGCCGTCCACGCTGCGGCGCCTGGCCCAGGGCAAGATCGGCGTCGGGACACTGATGACGATCGCCGCCGTCGGCGCGGTGATCCTCGGCGAGGTCGGCGAGGCGGCGATGCTCGCCGTGCTGTTCGCCATCAGCGAGGGCCTCGAGGAGTACGCCGTCTCACGGACCCGCCGCGGCCTGCGGGCGCTGCTCAACCTCGTCCCCGACACCGCGACCGTCCTGCGCGACGGCACCCCGGCCACCATCTCCCCGGCCGAGCTGGCGGTCGGAGACCGGATGCTGGTCAAGCCCGGCGAGCGGATCGCCACCGACGGCGTGATCCGCGACGGCCGCACCGCCCTGGACGTCTCGGCGATCACCGGCGAATCCGTGCCCGTCGAGGCCGGACCCGGCGACGAGGTGTTCGCCGGGACGATCAACGGCACCGGCGCCCTCACGGTCGAAGTCACCACCACCGCGGAGAACAACTCGCTGGCCAAGATCGTGCAGATCGTCGAGGCCGAACAGTCCCGCAAGGGCGACGCACAACGCCTCGCCGACACCATCGCCAAGCCCCTGGTCCCGGCGATCATGATCTTCGCCGCCGCGATCGCGATCCTCGGGTCCCTGCTCGGTGACCCCGCAACGTGGATCGAACGGGCCCTGGTCGTGCTGGTCGCCGCCTCCCCCTGCGCACTGGCGATCTCCGTCCCCGTCACCGTCGTCGCCGCGATCGGCGCCGCCAGCAAGATCGGCGTCCTGGTCAAGGGCGGCGCCGCCCTCGAGGCCCTCGGCCGGGTGCGGACGGTCGCCCTCGACAAGACCGGCACCCTGACCGCGAACCGCCCCGCCGTCGTCGACATCGCCACCATCACCGACCCGGCCACCGACCCGGCCGGCCCCTCCGTCGAGGCGAGCGACCTCGGCTCGGGCGTCCGGTCGCCGGAACAGGACCGGGTGCTCGCCGTCGCCGCGGCGCTCGAAGCCCACAGTGAACATCCCCTCGCCCGGGCGATCCTCACCGCCAATGGCGACCGCATACCGGCGGCGGTCGATGTGCAGGCCGTCCCCGGGGCCGGGCTGACCGGGCTCGTCGACGGGCGGCCCGCCCGGCTCGGCCGGCCCGGCTGGATCGACCCGGGCCCACTTGCAGCGCGGGTCGCGGCCATGCAAGCCGGCGGCGCCACCGCGGTCCTCGTCGAAGACGACGGGCAGGTCATCGGGGCGGTCGCCGTCCGCGACGAGCTGCGTCCTGAAGCCCGCGAGGTCATCGATCACCTGCACCGCGGCGGCGCCACCGTCGCGATGCTCACCGGCGACAACACCGCCACCGCCACCGCCCTGGCGAAGATCGCCGGGATCGACGACGTACACGCCGACCTGCGGCCCGAGGACAAGGCCCGGATCATCGGCGAGCTCCGCAAAGACCGGTTCACCGCGATGGTCGGCGACGGCGTCAACGACGCCCCCGCCCTCGCCACCGCGGACCTCGGCATCGCCATGGGCGCCATGGGCTCGGACGTCGCGATCGAAACTGCCGACATCGCGCTCATGGGTGAGGACCTACGGACCCTGCCGCAGGCCCTCGATCACGCCCGCCGGGCCCGGAACATCATGCTGCAGAACGTGGCCCTGTCCCTCGGGCTGATCGCGATCCTCATCCCGCTCGCACTGTTCGGCGTCCTCGGCCTCGCCGCCGTCGTCGCCGTCCACGAACTCGCCGAGATCGTCGTCATCGCCAACGGCGTCCGCGCCGGCCGCGTCACCGCGCTCCCGCCGGCTCCCCCAGCAACGAGCCGGCGGCCGACGATTCAGCAAGCGGTGTAG
- a CDS encoding MFS transporter: protein MGAIVGPFSHRDFRLLFSAQIVALLGTGLATVALGLLAYDIAGSSAAVVLGTALTIKMVLYVVIAPVAAAYVDRLPRRAFLIALDLFRAAIVLALPFVTEVWQIYVLIGSLQAASAAFTPTFQAVIPDIITDEREYTTALSASQVAYTMESLVSPVVAALALLVIEFNVLFVGTAIGFVLSAVLVLQAKVPNAKPSGATRPTDRIFAGLRIFTGTASLRGVIAVNFAVAAAGSIVVVNTVNYVRDRLSGSESDVAWMMAASGGGTLAVALAVPRLLDRVTARAVMLTGAGLLTAAATAAVAMAAVDRPSWAVTAAIWLASGAGSALAITPTGKVLRSAVAPANVASVFAAQFSLSHLAWLIAYPIAGWGATRFGLVPAWGVLALIAAAGAIAAPLLWRRGALPAGTQVPAPAEEGGAVPPDQAWRHAAAADGTLTECQCTCTQAA, encoded by the coding sequence TTGGGAGCCATCGTGGGGCCTTTTTCTCATCGCGATTTCCGCCTGTTGTTCAGTGCGCAGATCGTTGCGCTGCTCGGCACCGGGCTAGCGACGGTCGCCCTCGGGCTGCTCGCCTACGACATCGCTGGCTCGTCCGCAGCGGTCGTCCTGGGAACGGCGCTGACGATCAAGATGGTTCTCTATGTCGTTATCGCACCGGTGGCGGCGGCGTACGTCGACCGGCTGCCGCGACGCGCGTTCCTGATTGCGCTGGACCTGTTCCGTGCGGCGATCGTGCTGGCGTTGCCGTTCGTCACTGAGGTCTGGCAGATCTACGTGCTCATCGGATCACTGCAGGCGGCGTCGGCCGCGTTCACGCCTACGTTCCAAGCCGTGATCCCCGACATCATCACCGATGAGCGCGAGTACACCACTGCGTTGTCGGCCTCGCAAGTTGCCTACACGATGGAGAGTCTGGTCAGCCCGGTCGTGGCGGCGCTGGCGTTGCTGGTGATCGAGTTCAATGTGCTCTTCGTCGGTACCGCGATCGGGTTCGTCCTGTCCGCGGTGCTGGTGCTGCAAGCCAAGGTACCCAACGCGAAACCGTCGGGCGCCACGCGGCCAACGGACCGGATCTTCGCCGGTCTGCGGATTTTCACAGGTACCGCCAGCCTGCGAGGAGTCATCGCGGTCAATTTCGCTGTCGCCGCGGCCGGTTCGATCGTGGTGGTGAACACCGTCAACTACGTCCGTGACCGACTGAGCGGGTCCGAGTCCGACGTCGCGTGGATGATGGCGGCGTCCGGCGGTGGGACCCTAGCTGTGGCACTAGCGGTACCACGCTTGCTCGACCGGGTGACCGCCCGCGCCGTGATGCTCACCGGAGCGGGCCTGCTCACCGCCGCGGCTACTGCGGCGGTTGCCATGGCTGCGGTGGACCGGCCGAGCTGGGCGGTGACCGCGGCGATCTGGCTGGCGAGCGGTGCCGGCTCAGCGCTGGCTATCACCCCGACCGGAAAGGTGCTGCGGTCTGCTGTGGCGCCGGCAAACGTTGCTTCCGTGTTCGCGGCGCAGTTCTCGCTCTCGCACCTCGCTTGGCTCATTGCCTACCCGATCGCGGGTTGGGGGGCCACACGATTCGGTCTCGTACCCGCGTGGGGTGTACTCGCGCTGATCGCCGCCGCCGGTGCGATCGCCGCGCCGCTGCTCTGGCGGCGCGGTGCCCTGCCCGCTGGCACGCAGGTACCGGCCCCCGCGGAGGAAGGCGGCGCGGTCCCACCCGATCAGGCATGGCGTCACGCTGCGGCCGCCGACGGGACCCTGACCGAGTGCCAGTGTACATGCACACAAGCCGCGTAA
- a CDS encoding adenylate/guanylate cyclase domain-containing protein — translation MTTPGPEHRLGRGHHHGARPELDGLEQVEVAVAFVDLAGYSVLTEMCGDHEAAELALRLAEHARRALHPQARLVKTIGDAVMLTADTTDAMLATITALAGHAADEDGFLALRAGIHHGTALRRDGDLYGHAVNIAARITALAGAGHAVLTDPLLPAATRAGVPTTALGPRNLRNISTPIELHSITFTDTRHPHDPICGARIDPATAPAHRHTDTGRWWFCSADCARRFDRATAPATTTAAATTSVTSPAGSALTSRAGGR, via the coding sequence ATGACCACGCCAGGGCCCGAACACCGGCTCGGCCGCGGCCATCACCACGGTGCGCGGCCCGAGCTGGACGGCCTCGAACAGGTGGAGGTCGCCGTGGCATTCGTCGACCTCGCCGGCTACAGCGTGCTCACCGAGATGTGCGGCGACCACGAAGCCGCCGAGCTTGCGCTCCGGTTGGCTGAGCACGCCCGTCGAGCCCTGCACCCGCAGGCCCGGCTGGTCAAGACCATCGGCGATGCGGTGATGCTCACCGCCGACACCACCGATGCGATGCTGGCCACGATCACCGCGCTCGCCGGGCACGCCGCCGACGAGGACGGATTCCTCGCCCTCCGCGCCGGAATCCACCACGGCACCGCCCTCCGACGCGACGGCGACCTGTACGGGCACGCGGTCAACATCGCCGCCCGCATCACCGCCCTCGCCGGCGCCGGCCACGCCGTCCTCACCGACCCGCTCCTGCCCGCCGCCACCCGCGCCGGTGTGCCCACCACCGCCCTCGGCCCGCGAAACCTGCGCAACATCAGCACCCCAATCGAACTGCACAGCATCACCTTCACCGACACCCGGCACCCGCACGACCCGATCTGCGGCGCCCGCATCGACCCGGCGACCGCCCCCGCACACCGGCACACCGACACCGGCCGATGGTGGTTCTGCTCAGCCGACTGCGCCCGCCGATTCGACCGCGCGACCGCCCCGGCCACCACCACTGCCGCTGCGACGACCTCCGTCACGTCACCCGCCGGGTCAGCGCTCACATCACGGGCAGGTGGCCGGTGA
- a CDS encoding low molecular weight phosphatase family protein codes for MSDNTITADTESATPSVLFVCVKNGGKSQMAAGLMRKTVGDAVEVHSAGTKPGSVVNGLSAESLAEVGVDITGETPKPIDPALLARVDLVVTLGREAVVDTPDGVALVNWDTDEPSERGIDGIERMRLVRDDIAARVTALAAELTTR; via the coding sequence ATGTCCGACAATACGATCACCGCCGACACCGAATCGGCCACGCCGAGCGTGTTGTTCGTGTGCGTGAAGAACGGCGGCAAGTCCCAGATGGCCGCCGGCCTGATGCGCAAGACCGTCGGCGATGCCGTCGAGGTGCACTCGGCCGGCACCAAGCCCGGCTCCGTGGTCAACGGCCTGTCCGCCGAGTCGCTGGCTGAGGTCGGTGTCGACATCACCGGCGAGACCCCGAAACCGATCGACCCGGCGCTGCTCGCCCGGGTGGACCTGGTGGTCACTCTCGGCCGGGAAGCCGTCGTCGACACCCCGGACGGTGTCGCGTTGGTCAACTGGGATACCGACGAGCCGTCGGAGCGGGGCATCGACGGGATCGAGCGGATGCGCCTCGTGCGCGACGACATCGCCGCCCGCGTCACCGCGCTGGCAGCCGAACTCACCACCCGGTAG